The Elaeis guineensis isolate ETL-2024a chromosome 14, EG11, whole genome shotgun sequence genomic sequence ATCCTCCCAATCCAATCTCTAGATTCGGTGTTCTCCTGGTGTTGAAGGATCTAGcacattaaataaattttattaacctTCAATTCCAGAGAAATTAAGATAAATAGAAATACCTTTAATCTAGCCCAAGCCCACGTTAAGGTTTAGGTCTACATTTGAATCAATTTCTAAATCGGATCTATGTGACACGGGTTGatccaaacctaattaaatttggatCCAATTTCTATCCAAATCAGCTCAATTGACCAGCCTTACTTGAAATTGGGTCAACTCAATTAGGTTaggtctcctctctctctctctctgcctttctttctttcctttttttctctgtTTTCCCCAAAATCGAAACCCATGGCCTCTCTCGGGTTGTCATAAGGGACGATCGGAGGATGGAGGGTCGACAGTGAGGTAGCCCGAACAGCCAACGATGGTGGCACAGCGACACTCAAGGGGTGACAATTCGATCAACGACAACAGAGAAtctgagagaaaaaagaagaagatccaccTTATCCCATTTGGTGAACATCGAGGGCCGGaagggagaagaggaagaaaaacttACCAGGGACAGCGGCGGCGGCGACGGCAATCGATAGGGCGGCTCAACAGATCTCACACCTGAAGAGGTACGCTAAGATTTAAGGAAGAGGATTAGGGTTTCTAGGGAGGTGGAGGCACTCGACACGGCGGCATAGTGATCGtcggagatttgaagaaggaagAGGGATTTCAGTGAGGGTTTGATGGTTTCAATCGAGAGATGGGAGGGGTTTATATAAATGAGGATGGGAAGGGTTAGGAGAGGTTAATCCTCTTTGGATAAGGCCGGATTCCGCCGGCATATGCTATCAAAACTTCTCCCCCATTGCTGGAAACAGAAATGCCCTGTTTTAATCAAACTTGGCCTTTGGGTCGAAGGATCGGTTCTCATATTACTCTTCTTCGGCAAGCATCGAGGGAAAACAAAATGAAAACCCACTTCAATCCTCCCACAGTTTCACTCCACgcagcaaaaattttttatccatatATCAAACAGAAACACACCAACGCGGAagctctattttaatatatatatatatatatgattagttttttataattattaatttttgtaatttatatttaaaattttataagcaTTATTCCAATAGGTCACAACTATGGAACGACTACGAAGCCAAAGGACAATATCTGCATTAAAATATAAAGGTTGTAGCTAGCGATCAAGAACCAAGCCCTAATCTTCTCCTTAATTATCATCTTAGGCATCCttaattgattataaaaatattacatgTACCATCTGTATCTACAAAGATGAGAGATGAACTATTATTGAAGCCTATCATTCTACCTGCCCATCTGAGAAAGTGGTATTTATTTTTTAACGTAGCAATAGATTAAGATTATTTAGCTCAAAATGATTAAGTGATCGGATCAGTTACAATCTACTGAATGCAATATTAAAGTCCACGAATCAGAAAGAAATTATAAGGTCGAAGTTGTAAAGTACAAAAGCAACCAACAAAAAAGCTCATTGATAACTCACCCAACTTTTGCAGTCTCTAACCAACTCTTTGCTTCCATATAAGCGATGCCCATAATAAGCACATAATGACAAGGCATGCATGGCCAGGTCCAGGGTACTACTGTAGGTCCACAGCTAATATGGTGTGATAGGTTCCCTGTGGCCTCTGTTGCTTCTCACCTCGAGGACAAATCCTACAAAATCCTTCTTAAAGCTCAATGAGAGAGATCAGTTTGTCATAACAAAAGCTCGCTATTCAATCACAACACCAACTCAAATTCCACTTTTTTTTTGGGAACCAGTACACCACTTTCTGTGAGATGAACTTGTGGTTGTGATTGATTTGGTGACCATTTGGCACTATAACTTTTCCCTAAAGCAAATCCTCTCCAAGACTTATATCCCCAGAAAATTCGATATATCGAAAACCTAACAGAACCTCTGATGTTTGATATGGTAATTTTGCACTCGAGAAAAAATTTTAGCTCCCTTATTAATGACTTGAAAGGAAGGAAATCAGTTTAAATCCTAGATATTGctcaaaaagaaaagggatcaGTTTAAGGGTTTGCAACATGAGCATTTGGAAGAAAGCATTTCTTATGTCAGTTCTATGGTATCCCTAGAAACCTCGGGTTAGCGTTAGGTTCAGCTAAACATTTGTCCTAGAATGGACATACTAGCGGAATAAATGTAAATTGGAAGAGATTTGAGATCCTTTGCTCAGTCTTTTATTCCccagtttgtttgtttgtttgtttgtttgcttGTTTTTTGGGATCTTGCTTGCCTTCACGTATTGGAACTATAGATAGCCCGGCTTTAAGAAGTCCGGGGGTCATTTCCTAAGATAAACTCTGTACTTGTCATTGTTTACGTTAGGTATACGATTGTTTACGATAGTAGGAATTGACCCCAACCTATACAACTAAAGATGTATTCaagaaatatttataataatgcaATAACAAGATTAACGTATACCGTGTTTCCTGTTCTGAAAACATATTGTCCTCTAGGTCACATATATGGTTAATTTATTTAGCTAATTTTGATACGCGCAAATCTAGTGAGCCCACATCAACGAAAGCATAACAAATCTAATTGCAAGATATTACGGAACGGAATCATAGCCATCGATCAAATCATCCTCCAAGAAGCCTCCGCAGCCCAGAGGTGAATCCGGCATCATCAAGCAGTCCGCCGTTGGAGTCCAAAGATATCACGAATCAGGAGCTCCGTGATGCGACATCCACGTTGGAGTCCAACGAGAATAATACCATGGTGCCATTTAAACAAATGTTTCCGGACTCCGTACGCAAACATATGCACCTATGTATCCAAACAATGATTTGTCCCTTCCTCCTGGGATAAGCTTTCATAAGTTCTGCCACCTCTTGGAACACCTCCAAGTTTCGGAGCTTACTATGCCATGGcatctccacctcctcctcctcctcctcaaacCAGAAGCAACCCTTCAGATTATTACTACTTTGTTGTGGCTGTCGCTGCCGTTGCATTCTTGTTCTTGGCATCTAGCATGGTCGCAGCCAGGTGTTGCTCTTCGTGCAGCATCGTTGAGGCTATTCGAAGATTTCTCCGGTCCCGTGGACGCTCGGCCGGTGAATCCCATGATGAAAAGATCCAAGAGCTACTTCCGGTGTGCAAGTATCGGAAAGAGCAGGCTCAAGAGTACGAGTGTTCGGTATGCTTGTCGGTCTTCGTCGACGGAGAAGATGTCCGGCAGCTGCCCAGGTGCAAGCATTCATTCCATGCTCCTTGCATCGATATGTGGCTCTACTCTCATTCCAATTGTCCCTTTGTCGTGCTGATGTTCTGGAGCGGCCACCACCTCAGCATCAGACCGCAGGTGGTGGTGGTGACGGCGGCGACGTCTCCATGCAGCGGTACACAATCGAATCCAGAGGTGCCAGCCGCTTGATTGTTGCAATGATGTGAGTAGCTGTCTAATTGCTGATGGCTTACATGCACATAGAGAAGAATAATAGTAGCTTCTGAGAGCTCAGAGATTCATGAATTTTAGATGAGAAAGTTCTCAGACAACTATTCTGTTCtcttttttgttgttgttttGTTTTTTGGCCTTGGGGAGTAGTCCACAGGTATTCATGAAGAGATTTGCTATAGGTTGTATGTTGATGTCTTTGTAGGTCCACCAGGTAAATTTTCTACCTTCATGAGATAGTTGGCTTGTATATTCAGACTATATGCTAGTCTTGTTTAATTGAAGATTATAATCCTGAGCAAATAAATAAATGGACAGACCAACCATTCTCATCAATGAGCAATTCATTAGTTTAAAACCAATCCATCAAAGGTTGATGCCAGATTGACAGCTACGGATAAGAACATCAAGAAGTAAGCTAAGAGTGGTTGAGCACAGACGACAAAAAATATGCTCTGATAATTTCAGCACAAAAACAAGGATAAAGATTGAAAGCGAGTAGAAACTCAAAAATAAATAAGAGATAAGAATATGATTAAGAGTGATGCAAGCCCAACATGACTTTACCGAATCATTCCAATACACCAAACACCAGGCTTGATAATGAGAATATATCTTACATATAAATATAATACATGGCCCCCGCTTTCCCTCACACTCATCTGGGAAATTCTATCTAAAAAGTTACATTTGCCTTGGATTGCCGAACTTTGATTGTAGATCGCTATCTATCCCGCAATCTTCATTCCCACTTGTCTCAGCCTGGGCAACCCTATGAGCTGCCAATGGTGCAGCTGCCACCGCAGATGAGGGTGCCTTGACAAGCTGTACCATAAAAACCAACAGACATAAGGATACAAATTTTTGGCTGAGATTCCAGCTGAGGAAAAGGAGCAATAAAATTACCTCTGCATTGATGTCGATACCAATCTCATCAAGGACCTGGTTAACCAACTCTTCTGTTTCTCCCTCCTCCTCATCACCTTCCAGGGCATCATCTATGGCATCTCCCATTACTTCGCTGACCATTTCCATCTGTTCTTTTGACGCTCAAACTCTTGCGTTATCTTTTGTAATGCTGGTAGGTTCATCCGCCTGTTCAGCTGCCCCAAAGCTTTGGTAACACCTTTCATGGCCTCACCATTGCTTGTGTTGATTTTAGTGTCTGCATGTATCAGAAATCTCATTCCTGTTACACAAAATTTGGTGTTGGTGCCAACTGTAATCATGAAACATATTACAGAATGAATAATTCAACCATTCAATAACAAACCAACATTTACATTTTCCCCTTTAAATCAGCCCAACAACCTTATAATTCTTCTAAAAATCTTCAAGACAAAAGTGAACTACAACCCCTATTTTATGAATGAAATCCCAATCTATCTATTTCCAAAGCCCATTATCTTCATAAAGAAGTACGACAAATCCCACCAATCAATTGCCAGCAGCCATCTATAACTGCATTTTGAGGAACCCCATGGTACCGCAGGCAAATAAGTGGTTAAACAAAACCCTCATAAAAACAGAATAAGAAATTAAACATAATCAAGAGACTATAAATGAACATACCGCAAGTCAAATGTTCCTTTTCAATCTGCAATACCTCAATGATAATTTCAGGATAATAGGATTTTAAATCTTAACCAAGCTTCAAGCAATGGAAAAGCCAGAGATATAAGAGTGGACTTTACGGTAAAAAGCATACACCCCCATTACAATCTCATAATGTGATAGAATAACCAAGATAATACCAATGGAAAACTATTTGAATCTAAGGTTTTCTTACcttcgtgaaaaaaaaaaaatctgaggggTATTGAGTCAAATGACAAAGACTTTCACAAGTCAAATACATGCAATGCTATTTGATGCAGGCTTCCTAACGGATTCAAACTATTATGGCAATCACTTTCTGTTTTCTAATTGTTTTTAATGAGAAATTTTAAGATGATTTTTGGCCCTACTAGAATAGGATTTTGAAAAGGATATTGCAAATTGGAGGTATCTTAGTTTTTTCTCTTTTATGAATACACTAACAAGCCATATCAAATATACTTGGAATGGCTC encodes the following:
- the LOC105057046 gene encoding LOW QUALITY PROTEIN: RING-H2 finger protein ATL64-like (The sequence of the model RefSeq protein was modified relative to this genomic sequence to represent the inferred CDS: inserted 1 base in 1 codon) produces the protein MASPPPPPPPQTRSNPSDYYYFVVAVAAVAFLFLASSMVAARCCSSCSIVEAIRRFLRSRGRSAGESHDEKIQELLPVCKYRKEQAQEYECSVCLSVFVDGEDVRQLPRCKHSFHAPCIDMWLYSHSNCPXCRADVLERPPPQHQTAGGGGDGGDVSMQRYTIESRGASRLIVAMM